Below is a genomic region from Asterias amurensis chromosome 4, ASM3211899v1.
TATCaatttcataattattattgtctGGGATTAAATTTGTCTATCGGTCTATTTGTTCGTCCAGGAATTGGAAAATTTAAGATCAGCCACGGATCTCAGAGAACAGAACCTACAGGCCGATCTGGAGGAATACAAATCACGAATGTCTGCGTTGGAACAGTCCAAGGAGGCACTAGGTATGTGATTACATCTTTAAATAGTTTCACTGGAAATTGGAAACTATTTCTGTTACAATTTAGATAAATTCTTGACTGGCATGACAAAGATGCTTTGCCCATGGGGCCAGGcaggttattgttattatttaaggaacacgttgccttggatcggtcaagttggtctttgaaaagcgtttgtaaccatttgttataaaatgcatatgattagaaagatattttaaaagtagaatataatgatccacacaagtatcactcgaaattgcgtggttttcctcttacctcgttgacaaacacggtcagccatttatgggagtcaaatttttgactcccataaatggccgaccgtgttagttcgcaaagttaaaggaaaaccacgcaatttcgaggcaaatatgcgtggatcattgttttctacttttaaaacatctttccaaccatatgcattttataacaagtggttacaaaacgctttttatagaccaactcgtccgatccaaggcaacgtgttcctttatttgAATAGGGCcaaaattttataaagcctgtaagcataaaaacttgctcagcacagaaaaagtttacattgttggaATTGGTGCCCTACTCAAGAAATTTGCTAACCATTGTTTTCTGCTTatcagcttcatgaaattgggcccatgggAAGGGCTCACAATTATAACACTGGCCCGGCATACATTGTCTTGTAAAAACTGATGTGGGCTAGTACACACTGCTTTTTAACTTGCCATTTAGCTACTGAAAACTATCCAACCTACTTGTTTATCGTGCTTATATTTCTTCCCTTTTAAATGTGAGTAggaaatgtttaaacaaaatatcataAATTATTTTGGAGCGAGTGCATGAATTTTCATTTGATCAATAAACTGGTAATGATCGCTGCCATAACTACATcaggaaaaaaaagttttgacaATTCATGTGTGAACCTTGGGCTACTAAAACTTCCCGGGGGCAAGTAAAAATGCACAATTTACATTTACAAAAAGCTTTAAAATGCTGGGCCTGCTGAATGGAAGTGACAACAAAACTGAATATTGATCAGGAATTAATCTCTTAATGTCTTCATtctgtttttatgttttaactATTAGAGGTGAGCAAAAAGGAAATACTAGTCCACCGAGAAGAGCTGGAAAGTGAGATCAGTAAATTACACGGTAGGTGAAGATCGAGGTCcagtaaaaatgtaaatcttGAGTTACTCATTACTGGTTCTTGACACTTACAAACTCATCCATCAgggaatgcgatacgaatgttgacgtcacaaattggcAACGactaattcgcagcagttcaactccgctcaactcacttgcggaTATTGCTGcgaaggagggttgtgacgtcaaattcacgtcaattcgcttcgcattcgcaggaagtatgaaccgggcttaatgaagctgaaacttctaaaCTATAtcacataggcctacatacatcttcattcacagtgagaagcgattcatgtcattgccaaaaacttacaaaaggtaccaaaaccctttgaAACCAACTCATATTTTGAATGTTTATTGAATTGGCAGGATTATGTGACCAGTTGAGACAGGATAATTCTGAGCTGAGTCAGCAGCTAGTCAACGAGCAGCAGAGACAGGAGGTAAGTATATCTATTACTGGTAGTTTGCTTTGTGGCTCGTCTTTTTTTCAAGCCTGCAACTTTCAGCTGATtatttaaaagccattggacactttcggaacagaaacaaaagtaaaagttcacagatttataaataacttacagggtttacagaaggtaatggtgaaagacttctcttgaaatattattccatgaaatgctttactttttgagaaaaaaacaatatcaattctcgatatatcgagaattacggatttattttaaacacatgtcatgacacggcgaaacgtgcggaaacaagggttggttttcccgttattttctcccgactccgatgaccaattgagcctaaattttcacaggtttgttattttatatataccggtaagttgtgatacacaaagtgtgggcctttggacaaaactgtttactgaaagtgtataatggctttaaaaggtcTTTAAATACACCAAGGTCCTGGCCTCCGTTTCCTTGGCCTTGTGACTCTTCAAAAGTGACACATAGACTAAGACTTTCTAATGGAAAttacctttgcaaaataaaaacggATAGAGTCCTAATGAAAGGGGGGAACAATTTCAAATATCCAGCGCCATGTTAAAATGGTGTAGCAAGGTCATTTTATTTGACACCTTTTCAGAAATTTGAAACACGGCGTCATCagacataaaaaacaaatgggTCTTCGCATTCCGGTacgaacttcataatcagttagctttcagactaaaaataaacaatgatgttttgtactgttactaatcctgtataatacctttatactgtgaaatatttgtaaataaaccaaaagtaaatttgaggctcttttACTTTATATCCACAAAAGTTTATGCACCAAGAATTTGAGAGGACATTGGAGAAGTCAAAGCAAAGATCACAGGATGCTGAGAATGATCTTCAGGACAAACTCAAAGTAAGAAGTGCTTAGGAAAATGGTCAATGataaacaattttgattttAGGAAGTCGAGGGTACTGTTAGAAACGTCGACCACACCggtttttcagagccaacactcctacaAAAAGAATTTTACATATGGGTGTATACCTGCAAGTTAACTATTTATGAGTTAATTCTTATCTTATTTTcgacaccatgcaaagcttcaaacaccactaaatttcatttaaatgaaTTTATGTTGTGTAACCGGTTCCTAAGAAATAACTCAATAATagttatatagcgcacatatctaccaaacaaggtactcaaggcgctgagattatataaactttcagaaagataggtaattgcagtgatgaattttgagacccaattatttagcaccttatggtttacaaggtgctacggcgcatacagcagccacagccaggaacaccagggcgaaccccttctcttttcgataagtgcactgggttctttaacatgcgttacacaacacatgggaccaacagctttacgtcccatctgaagggcgaagcaatggttaagtgtcttgcttaaggacacaggtgtcacggctggggattcgaacccacactctgctgaacttGAACTGATTGTGTTTTTCTGCAGCAATCTTTGTTGAGGCATGACGAGTTGCAGACGTCGCTGGAGACTGCGGAGGAGAAACTCTCCGCCTTGCAGGTGGCTTTTAATAGTGAGACAAGACAAAGGTAAGACATCCCTtaaatctagtaaggtttgcggtaacttcatgtaataataattgagTTGGGTTGGGGcaattctggggaaaaaaaggtTTTCAACTCAACGCAAagattccaccatgcaaagtttcaaatcctacctatcCCTTAAATCACTGCTGCTACCGTCTGCACCATTCAGTGTTGTCCACATGGTGttaaatgatagataaactatgccagccatCAATGATAATAATtctaataataactagttcttatatagtgcatttaACAATAACGTATTAATGTGCTATACATTGATACGttaaagtggtaaatgcatcttCACAGTATGCggtcaaccctcttactgtctCATCATTTAAGCGCACGTCCATCAAGAAATTTGACAGGTCTGATTTCCAAGTACTTGTTTGAAGTTGCCATATTTTGAGCTTCTACTTTTAGACATAGTGAGAGACATTTACATTCCATAATGCTGGATATCCTTGGGACGCTCCTTTCcttatttgtaaatttaaaaattgttttgaagtttccatctcaaaaattacaagtttacttttttttgatGAGTTTGTTAGACAGAGTAGTACtgtttttctgtatttccatttgtaaaaatgtattaatttttattgaTATTTCTCGCCATTAAGTCTAAAAGGTTAGTTCTAGGTTACCAGGGAAAAAATTATACTTAAATAAAATCAAGCACTGCACAGTACACCAGCATTCCAGTCTTTTCAAAAGAGTTACAATTTTCAGATCGAGATAAACAATTGCCGAGTTCCGATCCGTACCGTCCTTTAAACTAAGGTGAGTGTTGAGCCATGATCCCAAATCTTCTAGTGTTTGTACTAACACCCATTGTTGTCAATACTAACATGTCTATCGTATCCTCTAGGTAAAGTGTTTGACAGTAGTTTGTAGCTTCAATAGCGTGAACCCGTAGATTCTCCAATTGTGTTGTGCttctttgtttggtttttgtatacgtttgttgttttttcctttacggtttttaaaatatcttttattACTATGATCGAGCAAAGCAGGGTAAAATGTTTTCATCATTTTTACGGATGACAAATTACTAATTTACCAGTTCACTTCTGATTAAAAAACCTTTTCCTGTGTGGGATTATTTTCAATCAAACCGGTCAAAAAAAAGCAAGTTTCTTGTATGTCAATAACGGAAAGTATTGTTCACAGCCTCTGGtcgcactctctgtaaccgtaAAAAGGCTGAAAACTTTGGACATCTCTAACCATGCAGCAGTAATCACCTTAACATTTACTAACCAAATATAAAGTCAGTTGAGTCACCCAATAATCCTTTTTACTTTTCACAAACGATAATTATAGAGAGCATGGACAAAATTGTAACTTAGtgaattgtgtgtgtgtgtgtgtgggtgtcTAGTTctttaatcaaatcaaatactGACTGTTTCTTTTCATTGCAGATCTCCGTCCAAATCTTCAAGAAGTTTAGGATTCTTTGATGAAGTCCGATCACCTGGTTCGCAACCCGCTTCTTTTGCTCGCCTTGGATCGTTTGGGAAAGCTGGAAGAAAAGCCCTCAAATCAAACAGATCGAAGTCTGAGAAGTAGCTCTACCATAAAGACAAACTTTAATTACATGCCTCCTTTGCTGATAATGAGCTGCTTATCGCGTGTCACAGTCAAGCAAATTGCAGCATGAAACTCAAGTTGTGGTAGCTGAGTccacagagtgtgggttcaaatttcGGTCATGACATTGTGAAATTTGGCCAAGGAATTGAGATGGTTTCAGgaatgcttaaagacactggacagctttggtgattgtcaaagaccagtcatatcacttggtgtatctcaacatatgcatagaatgacaaacctgtgaaaatttgagctcaattggtcggcgaaGGTGCAagttaatggtgaaagaaaaaacacgcttgttagacgaagttgtgcgctttcagatgcttgatttcgagacctcaagttctaaatcagaggtctcgaaatcaagttcgtggaaaattacttctttctcgaaaactacatcactccagagggagctgtttctcacaatgttttatactatcaacctctccccattactcgttaccaagtaaggttttatgctaattattattttgagtaattaccaatagtgtccacagcctttaagtcCAACAGTAGTAATAGTGTATGGCACtttgatacatttttaaaagtgCCTTATAAATACctactatttttttaatattactcTGTAACATTGTACTGAACATAAAGTTAGCACTGTTAATATGCATAGTGTAAGCTACTTAGTGAGGCAATTCCTTTACTGCATCAATAATGTTTGGATTTCTTTAGTTTTGGAGGCAAACCTAAGACATATACCCCAGTATTGGTTATTTTGAGAACTAAGCAGTATTATAGCTGGCTGAAAAATAACTTTCTagttactattgttactattattgatACTCTCTGGTAATGACACCCAACAATGCCTCAAAAGCTATACTGATTCACTGTAACTCAGAAGCATCAGAGAACTTATAGAAAAGGTTACTTTCGATGACCCACAAACACTGAGGTTAACCCTACTCTTCTGTGATTTGTTCTTTAACATGCACTACCATCCAAAAAGCCTTTATGATACGGTAtcctgctcaaggacacaagtgtcgtgaACTTCCAAGAGATACAAGCTTTCAcactttgattttattttctgaGGATTAAATCGGATTTGGGCTATATTTAAtgtaatttattattttgtaagcagctaggcatgcaactttttcagctgatcagcaaATTTTGTCCATTTTGGTTTCTAAACTAACCAATTTGAAACTGAAAACGCAGGACAGAGTTTTGCTGGGTCTGCAAATGTTCTCTTCTTTTAGCAAACATGTATGCCAATATACTGTGATTCTGCTTAtcacatatatttttttaaatttgtttaagagCCATGCTAtgattgtgattttgatttTAACTTTAGTTTTATTCAAATTAACGTGTGAAGCTGTATCATCATTGGACCATTGAACTACATAATTATATTATTCATTCTTGAAATTATCAGTTATTAGTGAAGTGAgatttttgacaaaatgtgCATACATGTGTATAAATTTATTTAGTatattatttttgagaaatggtaaattattttgtgtgtttttgtggaAGCCACACACTTTGCCATTCAGCTGAAAGAAGACAGATTAACGTGTATATGTTGTACATTGTGAATTAATTATGTCAGAAATCAGTGACTACAAATgttgtttaaattattattattaattaaaagtatatttgttttaaaactatatTTAACTCAgcattttaaagtttaaaactGATGGCTGTGCTGTATGATTATACGGACAAGAAAGTTGTCCAAATGTAAAGATTTTGAGCATTTCCGATTCTTTAAAATAAGTAAATGAGCGCAATAAACAAAGTAACACAAAAATGAAGTAAGGTGACTTTTTCTGCTCTCTGCTATATGTTCGTTTGATCTTGAAGATATTGACAATTAAGGAAACCTCCAATATTGAGCACCATACAGCACGTAAATCCAGAGTAAATttacaggttcaaatcctgttcttgtagttttgttttagtCTACTCTATAGTCAGTGTCTCGTCATCTTGCAGATCTGTAGTCTAGACTTTTATGTTGAAATTGATGCAGCATTTTAACTGACCTTCTGTCCTGAGCCATAACAACAGGGTTTTTCCTATGCACAAGCAGCCTCAGGCCAATAAGCATAAGCACTTCAACattttactttatttgtttttaaacaacagaGCTGATCTAGAGCCACAGCTTTCTCAGGCCTGGAACACCATCGCTAAGCTGCAGAACAGAAAGGAAGAACTTCAGCAAGAGGTCAATCATGTCAGGTCAGAGGTTAAAGTTCAGCAAGAGGTTGCTGAGGAGGAGAGACGGAAGAGGATCGAGTCCCAAGAGATGGCTGAGGAACTACAAGAGGAATTAAAAAGGTTTGTTACAActaattttttattgaaaatttctttaaagccattggacactttcggtaaacaatattgtctaaggcccacacttcgtgtatcacaacttagatataaataacaaacctgttaaaatttaggctcaattggtcatcggagttgggagaaaataactggaaaacccacccttgtttccacatgtttcgccgtgtcatgacttgtgtttaaaataaattcgtaattcgtGAGTAAGCATTGAACAAGTTGTCGTTCATGGAGAATGATTTAATCAGTGTGTTTCATATTGAATggaatttggttggtttcttttCTGTCTGCACTTGGCTGCAGAGCATGTTACAGTAGTTTCATTCTAAGGAACTTTTCTCCTGCATGATTTTACTTTGGATTTTTTTCTCATCTTGATGCAGGGAATTCGGTGAGAGTGTAGCCGAGGTAAATCAACTGCAGAGAGATCTGGCAGTCTCAAGGCAGCAAGGAGAAGACGCCCAGCAGCAGCTTGAAGATCAAGAAGAGGAACACTGGAAAGAATTGGCTGCCACCGAAGAGTCCATGCAAGCCATCCAGCAGGAACTGAGCCGCCATGAAGTCGAGATGGACCAGCTGCGGAAAGATCTGTCCATCTCGAGGGAACAAACTGTCGAGACCCAGCAACTGCTTCAGGAACAACACGAGGAACATTTGAAAGAAATCGCCACCTCCGAAGAGTGtattcaagcttttaagaagGAGGTCGGCGAGTATAAAGCAGAGCTGAGTCAACTCCACGACGATGTAGCTCTCTCCAAGCAAGAGACGGCAGACGCCCAAGAAGAGACTCAGCAACAAGAGGAGAGGCATCAGGAGGAACTTTCTCGCATCCAAGAATCCATGAACACTATAAAAGAGAAGTGCATCCAAGAAACAGATCGGAGCAAAGCAGAAACATCTCAACTGCAGAAAGATCTGTCCATCGCCAGACAGGAAACGACCGAAGCCCAACAACAACTGGAACGCCAAGCCGAGGAGCACAAGAAGAAAATGGCCGTCTCAGAGGAGTCTATGcaagctgttaagcaggaaTTCAGCCGTCGTCTGGTAGACACACAGACCAGGCTTTCCTTGAAGGGATCTGAGGTGCAGAGGCTGAGCAAGGAAGTTGAAGACATGGGCAAGCAGCTTGAGGAGGAGGCTAGCAAGAGGAAAGCAGGAGAGTTGGAAGTTGAGCAAATACAGAGGTATGAGAATCAGTTTTTTTGTATACtggcatttttgttgttttgctgcTTGTTTGAATTGAGTAGGGATCAACTTCGCAAAGAGCTGAGATTAATCCTAATGatgtcaaaatacaaatcaccatGGCAATATTGACAACTCGTCTTAAGATAAATTCTAATGCTTTCTTAAACCAAGGTCAAGAGTAAGACACTCGACCATAATTATTCCACCCTTCAGATGTTACGTCAAGCTATAGGTCACGCAAGCTTGAATGGGTAGTTGAACAAACTGAAACCCATACCTCTCTTCAAAGAATAGCAGGTGTAATGATTATTCTCTACATCACATAGCAAGCATTCCCATTTGTGATCATTAAAGAAGGAAACACAAATTTCTCTTGAGAGTtataaggtttaaaaaaagaagtaaagtcacaattttatatttttctctAACAGTGCCCACAAGCAATCACAAACAACCCTAAAATCATCAATCAACCGcctcgaggagaagaacaccgAGTTGTGTGAAAAAGTCTCAGAGATGCAGGAAGCCATCAAGAACATGGAGGAGGTAGAAGAGAGTCTTCAGACAGCCAAGAGCAGCCTTGAAGAGGAGACTAGCAAGCTCAAAAACAAACTGGATGACATGCAAGATGAGGTCAAGATGTATGAGAAATTTTCTGAACAGACTAACTTACGGCTTGGAGAGAAGACTAACCTTGTGGAAGATCTGAAGAAGCAGTTGGTGAAGATGGCAGAGGCTGTCAGTGCTAAGGAAGAGGAGGAGAGGGAGCTTAAAACACAGCTGGAGCAGAAGACTAAGGAACTGAGTGCTAAGATTCAAGAAGCACAAGAGAGTATGAGGTGAGTACATGTTTATGTAGAGAATATtagtttctcctgaagacgatcagagcaaactgatcaaaacattgagtcattcaccggttcttttcaaaatcaACACTACCCAAAAAGAGATAatcacacatggtgttaccgtaaaccgtaaaagtttcaaatctttcTGAGAATATTCCAGTtaacactttcggtacagaaaaaaaaaaaaagactcctcttgaaatattattccatgaaatactttacttttcgagaaaccttaaaacaattatcaattctcgttgtcgagaattacggatttatttttaacacatgtcatgacacggcgaaacatgcagaaacaagggtgggttttccccgttattttctaccgactccgatgaccgattgagcctaaatttgcatggc
It encodes:
- the LOC139936235 gene encoding uncharacterized protein, whose translation is MSFPRAKTKRFNEIGSCAPPVGLYDVKGAEKKSAGIAAFDKTERFKEPKVPQPAVQTPRPRSSSVSSLKKSNSSISLPDYGKVTPIKMNNLSSFDVSSCSEEHNAKYEKLMEELLSVTAKLNSKQQELENLRSATDLREQNLQADLEEYKSRMSALEQSKEALEVSKKEILVHREELESEISKLHGLCDQLRQDNSELSQQLVNEQQRQEFMHQEFERTLEKSKQRSQDAENDLQDKLKQSLLRHDELQTSLETAEEKLSALQVAFNSETRQRADLEPQLSQAWNTIAKLQNRKEELQQEVNHVRSEVKVQQEVAEEERRKRIESQEMAEELQEELKREFGESVAEVNQLQRDLAVSRQQGEDAQQQLEDQEEEHWKELAATEESMQAIQQELSRHEVEMDQLRKDLSISREQTVETQQLLQEQHEEHLKEIATSEECIQAFKKEVGEYKAELSQLHDDVALSKQETADAQEETQQQEERHQEELSRIQESMNTIKEKCIQETDRSKAETSQLQKDLSIARQETTEAQQQLERQAEEHKKKMAVSEESMQAVKQEFSRRLVDTQTRLSLKGSEVQRLSKEVEDMGKQLEEEASKRKAGELEVEQIQSAHKQSQTTLKSSINRLEEKNTELCEKVSEMQEAIKNMEEVEESLQTAKSSLEEETSKLKNKLDDMQDEVKMYEKFSEQTNLRLGEKTNLVEDLKKQLVKMAEAVSAKEEEERELKTQLEQKTKELSAKIQEAQESMSAHEQSEKALNSENARLLEETAIQEEKNFLKITEMMETIDRLQESEENLLTEKCSLEEETTQLQSKQDEMEEEVEMYKKYVSEIKFQLEEKTKQAEELVSLKKRLHKMQETINASGAKEQELTSLLEEKTSELEARMTDSEECESWRLKFEELQAKVEPFKDQLDQFEMERNLLLSRNDAARSEVTKLSQDYAKLLGHQNHKQKIQHIIKIKDENLKLKQEVNKLREETMKQKNALRKLQDSSSNRNRFDPSKAFAAQRSKENAAPLSNLNSTFR